One genomic segment of Camelus ferus isolate YT-003-E chromosome 19, BCGSAC_Cfer_1.0, whole genome shotgun sequence includes these proteins:
- the CD93 gene encoding complement component C1q receptor, producing MMAMSLGLLLLSLLALPRAGAAEGQEAVVCAGVACYTAHWGKLSADDAQQRCSKKGGNLATVKTEEEARHIQSALARLLQTAVPPAGRMGRFWIGLQRDKGKCLDSNRTLKGFSWVGGGEDTLYTNWYKGAKNSCISKRCVSLLLELSLPALGSLPRWAEGPCGSSRSPGSGIEGFVCKFSFKGMCRPLTLGGPGRVNYSTPFQASSSSLQAVPFASVASVACGDGDGVGAASFQSYFLCKEKAPDVFDWDTSGPLCVSAQLGCDFNNGGCQQECFEGGDGSFRCGCRPGFRLRDDLVTCASRDPCSSSPCSGGATCVPGPLGKDFTCHCPQGYQLDPTQQGCVDVDECRDAPCAQECVNTPGSFRCECWVGYEPSGLGEGPCWDVDECAPGRSPCTQSCTNTEGSFYCSCEEGYILAGEDGTQCLDVDECGGQEGSPCGSLCFNTEGSFRCGCLPGWELAPDGVSCTEGPTSPGPPPRPPQRGHVGNEEGTLVLSATTPSSTGDPEGTSKVAPTSRGASLPTSIPVPVSLAPPEMLAPSGTPGTGTEPSTHQPTATAAPRELAGEDFKAEQSDEGADGQRLLLFYILGTVVAILLLLALALGLLVCRKRRAGREEEEKKPQSAADSYSWVPERAKSRATENPYSPTPGTDC from the exons ATGATGGCCATGTCGTTGGGCCTGCTGCTGCTGTCGCTGCTGGCCCTGCCCCGGGCGGGGGCCGCCGAGGGGCAGGAGGCCGTGGTCTGCGCGGGGGTGGCCTGCTACACAGCCCACTGGGGCAAGCTGAGTGCGGACGACGCCCAGCAGCGCTGCAGCAAGAAGGGGGGCAACCTGGCCACGGTGAAGACCGAGGAGGAGGCCCGGCACATCCAGAGTGCCCTGGCCCGGCTCCTGCAGACGGCGGTGCCCCCGGCGGGGCGCATGGGCCGGTTCTGGATCGGGCTCCAGCGAGACAAGGGCAAGTGCTTGGACAGCAACCGGACGCTGAAGGGCTTCAGCTGGGTGGGCGGCGGGGAGGACACGCTCTACACCAACTGGTACAAGGGGGCCAAGAACTCCTGCATCTCCAAGCGCTGCGTGTCCCTGCTGCTGGAGCTGTCGCTGCCCGCCCTCGGCAGCCTCCCCAGGTGGGCCGAGGGCCCCTGCGGGAGCTCCAGGTCTCCTGGGAGCGGCATCGAGGGCTTTGTCTGCAAGTTCAGCTTCAAGGGGATGTGCCGGCCCCTGACCCTGGGGGGCCCCGGCCGGGTGAACTACAGCACCCCCTTCCAGGCCAGCAGCTCCTCCCTGCAGGCTGTGCCCTTTGCCTCTGTGGCCAGCGTGGCCTGTGGGGACGGGGACGGGGTCGGGGCCGCGAGCTTTCAGAGCTATTTCCTGTGCAAGGAGAAGGCCCCTGACGTGTTCGACTGGGACACCTCGGGGCCCCTCTGCGTCAGCGCCCAGCTAGGCTGCGACTTCAACAACGGGGGCTGCCAGCAGGAGTGCTTCGAGGGCGGGGATGGCTCCTTCCGCTGCGGCTGCCGGCCGGGGTTCCGGCTGCGGGACGACCTGGTCACCTGCGCCTCCCGGGACCCCTGCAGCTCCAGCCCATGTAGTGGGGGGGCCACCTGTGTCCCTGGGCCCCTCGGGAAGGACTTCACTTGCCACTGCCCCCAGGGCTACCAGCTGGACCCCACTCAGCAGGGCTGCGTGGACGTGGACGAGTGCCGGGATGCCCCCTGCGCCCAGGAGTGTGTCAACACCCCCGGGAGCTTCCGCTGCGAGTGCTGGGTGGGCTACGAGCCCAGCGGCCTGGGAGAGGGGCCCTGTTGGGATGTAGATGAGTGCGCCCCCGGCCGCTCGCCCTGCACCCAGAGCTGCACCAACACCGAAGGCTCCTTCTACTGCTCCTGCGAGGAGGGCTACATCCTGGCTGGGGAGGATGGCACCCAGTGCCTGGACGTGGACGAGTGTGGCGGCCAGGAGGGCAGCCCCTGCGGCAGCCTGTGCTTCAACACGGAGGGGTCCTTCCGCTGTGGCTGCCTGCCGGGCTGGGAGCTGGCCCCTGACGGGGTCTCCTGCACCGAGGGCCCCACGTCCCCTGGCCCACCGCCCAGGCCTCCCCAAAGGGGGCACGTGGGCAATGAAGAGGGGACGCTTGTGCTGTCTGCCACCACACCCAGTTCCACCGGGGACCCTGAGGGCACCTCCAAGGTGGCACCCACCTCCAGgggagcctccctccccaccagcatcCCCGTCCCCGTCTCCCTGGCCCCACCTGAGATGCTGGCCCCCAGCGGGACCCCTGGCACTGGGACGGAGCCCAGCACCCATCAGCCCACGGCCACCgctgcccccagggagctggcAGGGGAGGACTTCAAGGCCGAACAGAGCGACGAGGGTGCGGAcgggcagaggctgctgctgttCTACATCCTGGGCACCGTGGTGGCCATCCTGCTCctgctggctctggctctggggcTGCTGGTCTGTCGCAAGCGCAGGgccgggagggaggaggaggagaagaagccCCAGAGTGCGGCCGACAGCTACTCCTGGGTCCCTGAGCGCGCCAAGAGCAGGGCTACGGAGAACCCCTACAG TCCGACGCCGGGGACAGACTGCTGA
- the THBD gene encoding thrombomodulin: protein MLRVLFLGVLAPAGLGLPAPLQPRPLSSQCIERDCFALFQGPATFLAASQACERLQGHLMTVRSSVAAEVISLLLSGGGLRLWIGLQLPPGCGDPGHHGPLRGFQWVTGDNRTSYSKWARPHSDGAPLCGPLCVAISAAGDPAPMEPAWEEQQCGAEADGFLCELHYAASCRPLAVEPGAAAAGVAVTYSTPFGDRGADFQALPVGSSAAVAPLGLELECAAPPGEAEGRWVRETPGAWACSVESGGCQHGCNESAGESRCLCPAEAPLQADGRSCAEPAQHPCHQLCQQFCVPGPPDAPTNYTCMCATGYRLAADQHQCEDVDDCMQVPSPCPQNCVNEQGSFRCNCYPGYEQQDGECVELQDPCFGNKCEYECQPVGRSEHRCVCAEGFVPVPHDPNRCQMFCNRTSCPADCDPNNPESCRCPDGYILDESSMCTDIDECSSDLCSGECRNLPGSYECVCGPNSVLAGQIATDCDPIKVGGDRTEERTEDGGSGEPPGSPPPGGATPRPPPAEPLHSGVLVGISIASLSLVVALLALLCHLRKKQGASLAEPEYKCGAPGKEAVLRREGAERTPQRL, encoded by the coding sequence ATGCTCCGCGTCCTGTTCCTCGGCGTGCTGGCCCCCGCCGGCCTGGGGCTCCCGGCGCCCCTCCAGCCGCGGCCCCTCAGCAGCCAGTGCATCGAGCGCGACTGCTTCGCGCTCTTCCAGGGCCCCGCGACCTTCCTCGCCGCCAGCCAGGCCTGCGAGCGCCTGCAGGGCCACCTGATGACTGTGCGCTCCTCAGTGGCGGCGGAGGTCATCTCCCTGCTGCTGAGTGGCGGCGGCCTGCGCCTCTGGATCGGCCTGCAGCTCCCGCCTGGCTGCGGGGACCCGGGGCACCACGGGCCCCTGCGCGGCTTCCAGTGGGTTACCGGCGACAACAGGACCAGCTACAGCAAGTGGGCCCGGCCGCACAGTGACGGGGCTCCCCTCTGCGGTCCGCTGTGCGTCGCCATCTCTGCGGCGGGGGACCCAGCGCCCATGGAGCCGGCCTGGGAGGAGCAGCAGTGCGGCGCGGAGGCCGACGGCTTCCTCTGCGAGCTCCACTACGCCGCCTCCTGCCGGCCGCTGGCTGTGGAGCCAGGCGCCGCGGCCGCCGGCGTCGCCGTCACCTATAGCACCCCGTTCGGGGACCGTGGCGCCGACTTCCAGGCGCTGCCGGTGGGCAGCTCGGCCGCCGTGGcgcccctggggctggagctaGAGTGCGCGGCGCCGCCCGGGGAGGCCGAGGGGCGCTGGGTCCGGGAGACGCCGGGCGCCTGGGCCTGCAGCGTGGAGAGTGGCGGCTGCCAGCACGGGTGCAACGAGAGCGCCGGGGAGTCGCGCTGCCTCTGCCCGGCAGAAGCCCCCCTGCAGGCGGACGGGCGCTCCTGCGCGGAGCCAGCGCAGCACCCGTGCCACCAGCTTTGCCAGCAGTTCTGCGTCCCCGGCCCCCCGGACGCGCCCACCAACTACACGTGCATGTGCGCCACCGGCTACCGGCTGGCTGCTGACCAGCACCAGTGCGAGGACGTGGACGACTGCATGCAGGTGCCCAGTCCCTGCCCGCAGAACTGTGTCAACGAGCAGGGCAGCTTCCGTTGCAACTGCTACCCTGGCTACGAGCAGCAGGACGGCGAGTGCGTGGAGCTCCAGGACCCGTGCTTTGGGAACAAGTGTGAATACGAGTGCCAGCCCGTGGGCCGGTCCGAGCACCGCTGCGTCTGCGCCGAGGGCTTCGTGCCTGTGCCCCACGACCCCAACAGGTGCCAGATGTTCTGCAACCGCACGTCGTGCCCGGCGGACTGCGACCCCAACAACCCGGAGTCCTGCCGGTGCCCGGACGGCTACATCCTGGACGAGAGCAGCATGTGCACGGACATCGATGAGTGCAGCAGTGACCTCTGCTCCGGCGAGTGCCGCAACCTCCCCGGCTCCTACGAGTGCGTCTGCGGGCCCAACTCCGTGCTCGCCGGCCAGATCGCCACTGACTGCGACCCCATCAAGGTGGGCGGCGACCGCACCGAGGAGCGCACCGAGGACGGCGGCTCCGGGGAGCCCCCGGGCAGCCCGCCCCCCGGCGgcgccaccccccgccccccgcccgcggAGCCCCTGCACTCTGGCGTGCTGGTGGGCATCTCCATCGCCAGCCTGTCTCTGGTCGTGGCGCTTCTGGCGCTCCTCTGCCACCTGCGCAAGAAGCAAGGCGCCTCGCTGGCCGAGCCGGAGTACAAGTGTGGGGCGCCGGGCAAGGAGGCGGTGCTGCGGCGCGAGGGAGCCGAGCGGACGCCTCAGAGACTCTGA